A portion of the Paenibacillus marchantiae genome contains these proteins:
- a CDS encoding acetamidase/formamidase family protein yields MVVHKIELSQEILIGSFTKEVTPIISVSSGDSICFETLDAGWGTGRSNSERRKPFSRKEKIDGGHALVGPIYIEGAKKGMTLEIEFNDIIPGQYGFTAAGQYPNWQNQKLHLTEFKEISLDWKLDNKSMVGVCEINGNSFSVSLRPFMGVIGMPPDDIGIHSTWPPRYCGGNIDCKELVKGSKLYLPISVDGGYLAIGDGHALQGDGEISCQAIECPMEVVDITVNLIEGIDLLNPRANTPAGWITFGFHEDLNEATVQALDGMLTLMGELYGLNRVEAIALGSSVVDLRITQIVNGVKGVHACLPHGILK; encoded by the coding sequence ATGGTGGTACACAAAATTGAATTATCCCAAGAAATATTAATTGGTTCATTTACTAAAGAAGTAACTCCAATCATTTCAGTGTCATCTGGTGATTCCATATGTTTTGAAACATTAGACGCAGGTTGGGGTACTGGGAGAAGTAATAGTGAGAGAAGGAAACCATTTTCAAGAAAAGAAAAAATTGATGGAGGCCACGCCTTGGTGGGACCTATTTATATTGAAGGTGCTAAGAAAGGCATGACTTTAGAGATTGAGTTTAATGATATTATACCTGGGCAATATGGTTTTACTGCTGCAGGTCAATATCCTAATTGGCAAAACCAGAAGTTACATTTGACCGAATTTAAGGAAATTAGCCTTGATTGGAAACTCGATAATAAATCCATGGTGGGAGTATGTGAAATCAACGGCAACTCCTTCTCGGTTTCATTACGACCTTTCATGGGCGTTATTGGAATGCCTCCAGATGACATAGGAATTCACTCTACTTGGCCGCCACGATATTGTGGTGGAAATATTGATTGTAAAGAGCTTGTGAAAGGCAGCAAATTGTATCTTCCTATTTCTGTCGATGGGGGTTACCTTGCTATTGGAGATGGTCATGCTTTGCAAGGGGATGGAGAAATCAGTTGCCAGGCTATTGAATGTCCGATGGAAGTTGTTGATATAACTGTAAATTTGATTGAAGGCATAGATTTGTTAAACCCCCGAGCTAATACTCCCGCAGGGTGGATTACTTTTGGGTTTCATGAAGATCTTAATGAAGCAACCGTTCAAGCTTTAGATGGAATGCTTACCTTGATGGGTGAGTTGTATGGTTTAAATCGTGTTGAAGCTATTGCTTTAGGGAGTTCTGTTGTTGATCTACGTATAACGCAAATTGTAAATGGGGTTAAAGGGGTACATGCCTGTCTCCCACATGGAATTTTGAAGTGA
- a CDS encoding GNAT family N-acetyltransferase, with amino-acid sequence MITIRFVSNEDIPHIQSIAHETWNYTYKGIYSEAYIQNFLSRAYSIENLSRTVERELQSAKRSFLIAEYNGEVVGYAQTRQVNEEEYELLRIYIRPEYHKMGIGKEFIKRFIQVLNPINKLFAWVGKENHRGRAFYEKSGFKEIEEMIETIEGHSKTQVKYELEISKGKVVS; translated from the coding sequence ATGATTACAATTAGATTTGTTTCAAATGAGGATATCCCACACATTCAATCCATAGCTCATGAAACATGGAATTATACTTATAAAGGCATATACTCTGAAGCTTACATTCAAAACTTTCTAAGTAGAGCATATTCAATTGAGAATTTAAGTCGAACAGTCGAGAGAGAGCTTCAAAGTGCCAAACGGAGTTTTTTAATAGCTGAATATAATGGCGAAGTCGTTGGATATGCTCAAACAAGACAAGTGAATGAAGAAGAATACGAATTGCTAAGAATCTATATACGACCTGAATATCACAAAATGGGAATAGGTAAAGAGTTCATTAAGAGATTCATTCAAGTTTTAAACCCAATAAATAAACTGTTTGCCTGGGTAGGAAAAGAGAATCATAGAGGAAGGGCATTTTATGAGAAAAGTGGATTTAAAGAAATAGAAGAAATGATTGAAACCATAGAAGGGCACAGTAAAACGCAAGTTAAATATGAATTGGAAATCTCCAAGGGAAAGGTGGTTTCATAG
- a CDS encoding GNAT family N-acetyltransferase, with protein sequence MSQFPKLETKRFVLRELTQNDSRDIFQSFSLDEVTKFYDVESFTTIKQAEELIQSWNERFESGQAIRWGITLKSENKVIGTCGFHGWMKNHYKAVIGYELTPEYWHQGYMTEVVEKVIEYGFNKLGLNRIEAFVEPENVGSRKVLEKIGFKEEGILKGNYYWKNRFVDNAIYAFLKQDFKVH encoded by the coding sequence ATGTCGCAGTTTCCCAAGTTAGAAACAAAAAGGTTTGTATTAAGAGAACTAACACAGAATGATTCCAGAGATATATTTCAATCTTTTTCATTGGATGAAGTTACGAAGTTTTATGATGTGGAGAGTTTTACAACCATTAAACAAGCAGAAGAATTAATTCAAAGTTGGAATGAAAGATTTGAATCAGGTCAAGCTATTCGTTGGGGAATCACTTTGAAGTCGGAAAACAAAGTAATTGGAACATGTGGCTTTCATGGATGGATGAAAAATCATTATAAAGCTGTCATTGGATATGAACTAACACCAGAATATTGGCATCAAGGTTATATGACTGAGGTGGTTGAAAAGGTAATTGAATATGGCTTCAATAAGCTTGGCTTAAACCGAATTGAAGCATTTGTAGAACCAGAGAATGTGGGATCAAGAAAGGTTCTTGAGAAAATCGGCTTCAAAGAAGAAGGCATATTGAAGGGGAATTATTATTGGAAGAATCGATTTGTTGATAATGCCATTTATGCATTTCTTAAGCAAGATTTTAAAGTTCATTAA
- a CDS encoding GNAT family N-acetyltransferase, which translates to MLTIKLHTEKPILQSELMGLYQDAGWWPNRDENGILQLLVSGVAVGAWKDDILVGFCRSISDGIYRAYVEDVVVLSMYRNKGIGELMVKRLLDELKDIDVISLFCTEDLGGFYELSGFKRTKQIVMHYKNQGN; encoded by the coding sequence ATGTTAACGATAAAATTACATACAGAGAAACCGATTCTACAATCTGAACTAATGGGTCTTTATCAAGATGCTGGTTGGTGGCCTAACCGAGATGAGAATGGAATATTACAGCTACTTGTTAGTGGTGTTGCAGTAGGAGCTTGGAAAGATGATATATTAGTTGGTTTCTGTAGGTCTATTTCAGACGGAATATATCGGGCTTATGTAGAAGATGTTGTTGTATTAAGTATGTACAGAAATAAAGGAATAGGAGAACTAATGGTCAAAAGACTTTTAGATGAGTTAAAAGATATTGACGTTATTAGTTTGTTTTGTACAGAGGATTTGGGTGGTTTTTACGAATTGTCAGGTTTTAAACGGACAAAGCAAATTGTAATGCATTATAAGAATCAAGGGAATTAA
- a CDS encoding DUF5662 family protein has protein sequence MVTILLVYLRYYLYVLDHKLNVLIECWKEGLYLQGIIHDMSKFSPHEFFPYARKFYSNQKDEDTELRWKNAWLHHQNHNKHHWEYWIVNKNTREALPMPKKYLIEMVCDWRAFSRKWGRKVKETNLPERMMTSESIILHPKTREELENFMKKKQQQ, from the coding sequence ATGGTCACTATACTCCTAGTATATTTGCGGTATTATCTTTATGTTTTGGATCATAAATTAAACGTTCTTATCGAATGTTGGAAAGAAGGATTATATCTTCAGGGGATAATCCATGACATGTCTAAATTCTCTCCTCACGAATTTTTTCCTTATGCACGTAAATTCTATTCAAATCAGAAGGACGAGGATACCGAGCTGAGATGGAAGAATGCGTGGCTGCACCATCAAAATCATAATAAACACCACTGGGAGTATTGGATAGTAAATAAAAATACTAGAGAAGCCTTACCAATGCCAAAGAAATATTTGATAGAAATGGTATGTGACTGGCGGGCTTTCTCAAGAAAATGGGGGCGTAAAGTTAAAGAAACTAATTTACCAGAAAGAATGATGACATCTGAAAGTATAATATTACACCCAAAGACGAGGGAAGAACTTGAAAATTTCATGAAGAAAAAACAACAACAATAA
- a CDS encoding zinc dependent phospholipase C family protein: MGSRIMHLIVANRIANSLSIVDKTPFLLGNIAPDAVTTKDSSHFFAGEIQDYSRNVDYKGFLHKYRSQAEDLYVLGYFTHLIADDIWLKGFNLPWLRNRMEANKELYKHYHNDFRLMNGKLLEHYGYKEELRNRLNHIPTIPDLEEVKSTDVEKFVPYVSDDLNYDKEILNETLNVFTFEQIIGYIETSVDMGILNMKYIKIKYNL, encoded by the coding sequence ATGGGTTCAAGAATAATGCATCTGATTGTGGCAAATAGAATCGCAAATTCCTTATCTATAGTAGATAAAACGCCTTTTTTACTTGGAAATATTGCACCGGATGCTGTTACAACAAAAGATTCATCACATTTTTTTGCTGGTGAAATTCAGGATTATTCAAGGAACGTAGACTATAAAGGATTTTTACATAAGTATCGATCACAGGCAGAAGACCTTTATGTTCTAGGTTATTTCACACATTTAATTGCAGATGATATATGGTTGAAAGGTTTTAATTTACCTTGGTTAAGGAACAGAATGGAAGCTAATAAGGAATTATATAAACATTATCATAACGACTTTAGATTAATGAATGGGAAGTTGCTTGAACATTATGGATATAAAGAGGAATTAAGAAACAGGCTCAATCACATTCCAACAATACCGGATTTAGAGGAAGTTAAATCTACAGATGTCGAAAAGTTTGTGCCATATGTATCTGACGATTTGAATTATGACAAAGAAATTTTAAATGAAACCCTTAATGTTTTTACTTTTGAGCAGATCATTGGATACATAGAGACATCAGTCGATATGGGAATATTGAATATGAAGTATATAAAGATAAAGTACAATTTGTAA
- a CDS encoding histidine phosphatase family protein, giving the protein MKTIIYMVRHGESPYNEGNERTRGLTPKGKIDIEKVTKLLIGEGIDMIISSPYTRAILSVEGLAKHLKLDIKAFEDLRERHFASYNIENAELMSSIRESFNDFDYTLPGGESNADCQKRALSVLKPLLKENRGKKIAIGTHGLVMTLMMNHFDSAFGLEFLNQLKKPDIYKMQFEDLELEEVTRMWND; this is encoded by the coding sequence ATGAAGACAATTATCTATATGGTTAGGCATGGAGAATCACCATACAACGAAGGAAATGAAAGAACAAGAGGGCTTACCCCAAAAGGAAAGATCGATATTGAAAAAGTAACGAAGTTACTTATAGGTGAAGGAATAGACATGATTATATCAAGTCCTTATACTCGAGCAATTCTGAGTGTTGAAGGATTGGCCAAGCACTTAAAGTTAGATATTAAAGCATTTGAAGATCTTAGAGAACGACATTTTGCATCTTATAATATTGAAAATGCAGAGTTAATGTCTAGTATCAGAGAGAGTTTTAATGATTTTGATTATACCTTGCCGGGTGGAGAGTCCAATGCTGATTGTCAGAAAAGAGCACTCTCAGTTCTAAAACCCTTACTAAAAGAGAACAGAGGGAAGAAAATAGCAATCGGGACTCATGGTCTTGTGATGACTTTGATGATGAATCATTTTGATTCAGCTTTTGGTTTGGAGTTTTTGAATCAATTAAAGAAACCAGATATTTATAAAATGCAATTCGAGGACTTAGAATTAGAAGAAGTAACAAGAATGTGGAATGATTAG
- a CDS encoding GNAT family N-acetyltransferase gives MEQRNAPEVRIELWDEGDLDLLRQLNSPEMTVHFGGPETEEKILDRHKRYYEIAQNGTGKMFKILLLPHLEVVGSVGYWDQTWKEESIYEIGWSVLSDYQGRGIATEATAKAIASIRSEKKKHKFIHAFPKTKNPASNAICRKLGFSYIGECDFEYPIGNIIRCNDWRLAVEEN, from the coding sequence ATGGAACAAAGGAATGCGCCAGAGGTAAGAATTGAACTATGGGACGAAGGAGATTTAGATTTGCTTCGCCAATTAAATTCGCCTGAGATGACAGTACACTTCGGAGGACCAGAGACTGAGGAGAAAATCCTAGATCGTCATAAGCGCTATTATGAAATCGCACAAAATGGAACAGGGAAAATGTTTAAGATCCTCTTGCTTCCGCATCTTGAAGTCGTGGGTAGTGTAGGGTATTGGGATCAGACCTGGAAAGAAGAATCTATTTACGAGATAGGTTGGAGTGTTTTATCGGATTATCAAGGTAGAGGAATAGCAACAGAAGCAACAGCAAAAGCCATAGCTTCTATCCGTTCTGAAAAGAAGAAACATAAATTCATTCACGCTTTTCCTAAAACCAAGAATCCCGCTTCAAATGCCATTTGTCGCAAGCTGGGCTTTTCGTATATTGGCGAGTGTGATTTTGAATATCCTATTGGGAATATCATACGATGTAACGACTGGAGATTGGCAGTCGAGGAAAATTAA
- a CDS encoding GNAT family N-acetyltransferase gives MFKYEMDDSSYLSLLKIKDAEQLYNLINSNREHIGEWLKFPSITVEADDSKTFIERTRIRYAKEEGYWLGIWSEDKLVGSVGYLYLDQENKKTEIGYWLGKEYEGKGLITKSIKVLINHAFDELKLNKIEIGVATNNLKSRAIPEKLGFKREGELRDYEYINGRFLDRIIYGLKANEWILD, from the coding sequence ATGTTTAAATACGAAATGGATGATTCTTCTTATTTATCGCTATTGAAAATTAAAGATGCAGAACAATTATATAATTTGATTAACAGTAATAGGGAGCATATAGGTGAGTGGCTGAAGTTTCCTAGTATTACTGTAGAAGCGGATGATTCAAAAACCTTTATAGAAAGAACACGGATAAGATATGCCAAGGAAGAAGGTTACTGGTTAGGAATATGGAGTGAGGATAAACTTGTGGGTTCTGTTGGTTACTTATATTTAGATCAAGAGAACAAAAAAACTGAAATTGGATATTGGCTAGGTAAAGAATATGAGGGTAAGGGATTAATTACTAAATCTATTAAAGTATTAATAAATCATGCTTTTGACGAACTGAAATTAAATAAAATTGAAATAGGAGTAGCTACAAACAATTTAAAGAGCCGTGCAATTCCTGAGAAATTAGGGTTTAAACGTGAAGGTGAACTAAGAGATTACGAGTATATCAATGGAAGGTTTCTAGATAGAATAATCTATGGATTGAAAGCCAATGAATGGATATTGGATTAG
- a CDS encoding serine hydrolase domain-containing protein, protein MFNLKISNNKAFIELNDYVLQVKNKISATAAATYIIHNDRIVNEWYSGVHDNSKPSRLVDEESQFNVASVRKTFLGFAISLALHEGKVRSIDDLVVDYLNELDREALRHITIRQLLTHTHGLGDLHNRMFLQGTDWKYNNTGVNLLIEIIRKLYKIPVSQLLEERLFSPMGFNQTGWRKENNEKLVWLNEQYKDDQGNQANLFMSTKELAYWGYLHLNKGAINGNQILPKEIFEQTTTIISPPDLEQQLPRNGFFWFVQDQPRSFTELGDKLPHGSFQSLGATGCACLVIPKCKTVAVRMYNQTGQNPLGYDYLEDIKTFGDLVCKYIEDL, encoded by the coding sequence TTGTTTAACCTAAAAATATCAAATAATAAAGCATTCATTGAACTGAATGATTATGTCTTACAGGTAAAGAATAAAATATCTGCTACCGCTGCTGCGACATATATTATTCATAATGATCGTATCGTGAATGAATGGTACTCAGGAGTACATGACAATTCTAAACCTAGTCGATTAGTTGATGAGGAATCACAATTTAATGTTGCTTCAGTTCGAAAAACATTTTTAGGATTTGCTATTAGTCTTGCATTACATGAAGGTAAGGTCAGAAGTATAGATGATCTTGTTGTGGACTACTTGAATGAGTTAGATAGGGAAGCACTAAGGCATATAACAATACGACAATTGTTAACCCACACTCATGGTTTAGGTGATCTGCATAATAGAATGTTTCTTCAAGGAACCGACTGGAAGTACAATAATACTGGTGTTAATCTGCTAATCGAGATTATTCGGAAATTATATAAAATCCCTGTATCACAATTACTCGAAGAGCGTTTATTCTCACCTATGGGCTTTAACCAAACAGGATGGAGGAAGGAAAATAATGAAAAATTAGTATGGCTCAATGAACAATATAAGGATGATCAAGGTAACCAGGCCAACTTATTTATGAGCACAAAGGAACTAGCATATTGGGGTTATCTGCATTTGAATAAGGGAGCTATAAACGGGAATCAGATACTTCCTAAAGAAATATTTGAGCAGACAACCACTATAATTAGTCCTCCTGATCTGGAACAACAATTGCCGAGAAACGGTTTTTTTTGGTTTGTGCAAGATCAACCACGGTCTTTTACAGAATTAGGTGATAAACTTCCACACGGTTCTTTCCAGTCTCTGGGCGCCACTGGATGTGCCTGTCTTGTCATTCCTAAGTGTAAAACTGTTGCGGTAAGAATGTATAATCAGACTGGACAAAATCCGTTAGGGTACGACTATCTTGAGGATATCAAAACATTTGGGGATTTGGTCTGTAAGTACATAGAAGATCTATAA
- a CDS encoding CHAP domain-containing protein encodes MAEIAETLAVQRVMGIPEDEGYREICKYWPDSDIYKVLESNWCAAFVYHCCMQAGIILPIRYPNHSYRLAGVGAWLDWAQLPETNFLYQDGYQGFKPKRGDIVIFEKLLSDNSHDHIGIVLACEGNRLLVAEGNKDNKNFSSVVYRNREHCIYGYIRIDNSYQFHFEGDIYQLFLN; translated from the coding sequence TTGGCTGAAATTGCGGAAACGCTTGCAGTTCAAAGGGTTATGGGAATTCCAGAGGATGAAGGCTATCGGGAAATATGCAAGTACTGGCCTGACTCGGATATCTATAAAGTACTGGAATCAAATTGGTGTGCCGCATTCGTATATCATTGCTGTATGCAGGCTGGCATCATACTCCCTATTCGATACCCGAATCACAGTTATCGATTAGCTGGGGTTGGCGCCTGGTTAGATTGGGCTCAGCTACCTGAAACAAATTTTTTATATCAAGATGGATACCAGGGTTTTAAACCAAAGCGTGGCGATATTGTCATTTTTGAAAAGCTTCTATCCGATAATTCTCATGATCATATTGGAATTGTTTTGGCATGTGAGGGAAACCGATTATTGGTTGCAGAAGGTAACAAAGACAATAAAAACTTCTCCAGCGTTGTTTACAGGAATAGAGAACATTGTATTTACGGATATATACGTATAGACAACAGCTATCAATTTCATTTTGAAGGGGATATATACCAATTGTTTCTAAATTGA
- a CDS encoding 2'-5' RNA ligase family protein, translating to MFAVELFFNKEFDEYVRKVWMHFDKKGISYFMNRFENLSPHITLAVYTDISDLKGFKEQLEIYFDNVSPLRLRFDIVATFPTSGTIFLAPTMTEELQRLHKDYYNKLDKYNNQASIYYSPDQWNPHCTLGTQLSREAIAKGIHDVVKEFEPMDGIIERMSLVKIELSEVGNRNITIFEQSFES from the coding sequence TTGTTTGCTGTAGAATTATTCTTCAACAAAGAATTCGATGAGTACGTCAGAAAAGTATGGATGCACTTTGACAAAAAGGGAATCAGTTATTTTATGAATAGATTCGAGAACTTAAGTCCTCATATAACACTTGCCGTATATACGGATATTTCCGATTTGAAAGGATTTAAAGAACAACTGGAAATCTATTTTGATAATGTTTCTCCTCTTCGTTTACGATTTGATATCGTAGCTACCTTTCCGACCTCGGGAACGATATTTTTAGCTCCAACCATGACGGAGGAACTTCAACGTTTACATAAGGATTATTATAATAAGTTAGACAAATATAATAATCAAGCGAGTATATATTATAGTCCAGATCAATGGAATCCACATTGTACCCTGGGAACACAATTAAGTAGAGAAGCGATAGCTAAGGGAATTCATGATGTAGTAAAGGAATTTGAACCTATGGATGGGATCATAGAAAGAATGAGTTTAGTGAAGATTGAGCTGTCAGAAGTAGGGAACAGGAATATAACCATATTTGAACAATCTTTTGAAAGTTAA
- a CDS encoding HD domain-containing protein, with protein MISHKKLKRVELVRTLVLETLHTIEKTSKNEEALFNLFGVSSLASLLAIRREQNSEIAAIAGLLHDFYFYKTGIKYFPGLNSADSVRPILRSTQIFTNEELNVILRSIFYQNDKHQVHGPYEEIIKDAILIQMYVQNPEESFFLILR; from the coding sequence TTGATTTCACATAAAAAGCTTAAACGGGTTGAACTTGTTCGTACTCTTGTTCTTGAAACGCTACATACTATAGAGAAAACCTCCAAGAATGAAGAAGCATTGTTTAATCTTTTCGGGGTTTCTAGCTTGGCTTCTTTACTTGCCATACGAAGAGAACAAAATTCGGAAATTGCTGCGATCGCAGGGTTGCTCCATGATTTTTATTTCTATAAAACCGGCATAAAATACTTCCCTGGCCTTAACAGTGCAGATTCGGTAAGACCGATTTTGCGTAGCACCCAAATCTTTACCAACGAAGAGCTAAATGTCATTCTTCGATCGATCTTTTATCAAAACGATAAACATCAGGTCCATGGACCATATGAAGAAATTATTAAAGATGCCATACTTATACAGATGTACGTTCAGAATCCGGAGGAGAGTTTTTTTCTGATATTGAGATAA
- a CDS encoding AAA family ATPase encodes MFFLQMSGFPGSGKSTLSRRIAKITGAIIIDHDISKSSILKSIGDSNLELKVLGMTSYNIDWALIEFYLSQGYDVIFDSPCFYSEMIERGSSLSKKYNANYKYVECYLNDYQEISKRLQNRERIISQISDTSEEEFKNNVNESKRPNDIQCLRVDSSQPIEMYLNNVLNYIDEE; translated from the coding sequence ATGTTTTTTCTTCAAATGTCGGGATTTCCTGGTTCTGGTAAGTCAACACTTTCAAGACGGATAGCTAAAATAACAGGTGCCATAATTATTGATCATGATATCTCAAAGTCTTCCATATTAAAATCCATTGGGGATAGTAATTTAGAATTAAAAGTTTTAGGTATGACTTCATATAATATTGATTGGGCCCTGATAGAGTTTTATCTCTCCCAAGGCTATGACGTAATATTCGATAGTCCATGCTTTTATTCTGAGATGATTGAAAGAGGTTCGTCATTAAGTAAGAAGTATAATGCTAATTATAAGTACGTTGAATGTTACCTGAATGACTATCAGGAAATAAGTAAAAGATTACAAAATCGAGAACGGATTATAAGTCAGATTTCGGATACATCTGAAGAAGAGTTTAAAAATAATGTTAATGAAAGTAAGAGACCTAATGATATTCAATGTTTGCGTGTTGATTCGTCACAACCTATAGAGATGTATTTAAATAACGTTTTAAATTATATTGATGAAGAATAA
- a CDS encoding phosphotransferase-like protein — MDKGKIIFLNGVTSSGKTSIVEAMQNYDEPFFYVVANDLFENTIGDKHLQTDYWKYLSEAIMIMYHTAKLFSDHGKNVLIDGIIVERPELKPHYDKVQDIFDGYPLDIVEVYCPLVLCRKRNIERGDRREDQSDEQNKIMSQHIHYSFSVDTSLNTPEECAEMIITSVFKK; from the coding sequence ATGGATAAAGGGAAAATTATATTTTTGAATGGCGTAACCAGTTCAGGTAAAACTTCAATCGTAGAAGCGATGCAAAATTACGATGAACCCTTTTTTTATGTTGTGGCCAATGATCTTTTTGAAAATACGATTGGTGATAAACATTTGCAAACAGACTACTGGAAGTATTTAAGTGAAGCGATCATGATAATGTATCATACAGCAAAATTATTTTCGGATCATGGAAAGAATGTTTTAATCGATGGGATAATTGTTGAAAGACCGGAATTAAAGCCGCATTATGATAAAGTCCAAGATATATTTGATGGATATCCTTTGGATATCGTTGAGGTGTACTGCCCATTAGTTCTTTGTCGTAAGCGAAATATAGAACGTGGTGACAGAAGAGAAGATCAATCCGATGAGCAAAATAAAATAATGTCCCAACACATTCACTATAGTTTTTCAGTCGATACGAGTTTGAATACGCCGGAAGAATGTGCAGAAATGATTATCACATCAGTATTTAAAAAATAA
- a CDS encoding class I SAM-dependent methyltransferase: MNKHRVYETNSSYWDTKGNDFLGAIVLPFYGAFVTEEKCQLFGDVSGKKMLEIGCGDGQSLQYQGERKAAELWGMDISENQIEKAKQHLTTCGLSAKLICSPMEEESNIPVDYFDFVYSIYAIGWTTDLEGTFCRIASYLKKDGIFIFSWSHPIHKCVVEENNRLVFKKSYFDESWYSVAPDFVQGELTLSDRKLSTYINALAKAGFVIEQMIEETEQEIIQLHDENNDLVKRAKMFPVTFVIKARKL; the protein is encoded by the coding sequence ATGAACAAACACCGTGTTTATGAAACAAACAGCTCCTATTGGGATACGAAAGGAAATGACTTTTTAGGAGCAATCGTGCTTCCTTTTTATGGAGCATTTGTAACAGAGGAAAAATGCCAACTTTTTGGCGATGTCTCAGGAAAAAAGATGTTAGAGATCGGCTGTGGAGATGGTCAATCTTTGCAATATCAGGGAGAGCGTAAGGCTGCTGAACTATGGGGCATGGATATATCAGAAAATCAAATTGAAAAGGCGAAGCAACATCTGACAACGTGTGGTCTTTCAGCAAAATTAATTTGTTCTCCTATGGAAGAAGAATCTAACATCCCTGTGGATTATTTTGATTTTGTTTATTCGATTTACGCCATAGGCTGGACAACAGACCTAGAAGGTACCTTTTGTCGGATCGCTTCATATTTAAAAAAAGATGGCATATTTATTTTTAGTTGGTCTCATCCAATTCACAAATGTGTTGTTGAAGAGAATAATAGATTGGTTTTTAAAAAGTCTTATTTTGATGAATCTTGGTATTCGGTCGCTCCTGATTTTGTTCAAGGCGAGCTAACTTTGTCTGATCGTAAACTATCAACCTATATAAATGCGTTAGCGAAAGCAGGGTTTGTTATTGAACAAATGATTGAAGAAACCGAACAGGAAATAATCCAATTGCATGATGAAAATAATGATCTCGTAAAAAGAGCGAAGATGTTTCCTGTAACCTTCGTTATCAAAGCAAGAAAACTTTGA
- a CDS encoding DEAD/DEAH box helicase family protein: MRINNNYLKEQLKHVYWLNGGCCAGKTTMTKKFVAELGFQTLSDNVLKYRPFTNSTEYPALQYPHPGLNWEEWFNRPTDVSFPWLCEIVVEMMEFFVIDLLKMPTDKPIIIDLGIMPEHILPFIPKEKMMCLYTSDDEIEKLYYFREDHKMILDVINLTSDPAETIKHGNKTMVKFSNEIRNACVNNNIKTLERTPDLGIEEQFRLVCEHFEL, translated from the coding sequence ATGAGAATAAATAACAATTATTTAAAAGAACAATTAAAGCATGTGTATTGGTTAAATGGTGGTTGTTGCGCGGGAAAGACAACGATGACAAAGAAATTTGTTGCAGAGTTAGGATTTCAAACATTGAGCGATAATGTCTTGAAGTATAGACCATTCACTAATTCGACTGAATATCCTGCTCTTCAATATCCCCATCCTGGTTTAAACTGGGAAGAGTGGTTTAATAGGCCTACTGATGTGTCTTTTCCATGGCTTTGTGAAATTGTTGTAGAAATGATGGAATTTTTCGTTATTGATTTATTAAAGATGCCAACGGATAAACCAATCATTATCGATTTAGGAATAATGCCTGAACACATTTTACCCTTTATTCCTAAAGAAAAAATGATGTGTCTTTATACATCTGATGATGAAATAGAAAAGCTATATTACTTTAGAGAAGACCATAAGATGATTTTGGATGTTATTAACCTTACATCAGATCCAGCGGAAACGATTAAACATGGCAACAAAACAATGGTGAAATTCTCCAATGAAATTAGAAATGCCTGCGTTAATAACAATATCAAAACACTTGAAAGAACACCTGACTTGGGTATAGAAGAACAATTCAGATTAGTTTGTGAGCATTTTGAATTATGA